TGGACGTGTCTGCTGAATTACTTCTCCCCGCATGGAATACTGATTAATCTCAATCCGATTACCGAAACGTCGAGTCTTCTGATTCGGAGAGAGCAGATAACCAATTTGCTCATCAGTAATATAGAGCAAGGGATTGCCAAAACCAAACAGCGATCGCAATCCGACTTCCACCAATAAAAACAATCCGCTTACAGAGGCAATAATTATTACTAGTATTGTTTTCACCTATAAGTACCCTCAACAGTCAAAGGACATTACTCAAAAACAACACAGTTATAACAAAGGGAAACAGGAAAGCTACAAGAAAGAAGGCTTTTTTCTGATTCCTGTTACCTATCAACTTGACAAAGCTTAAACAAAATATAATGAAAATAGTCACAAACAGACCTCTGCAAAGGTCAAGTAAGGCACTAAAATCGAGACGGACAGTGGGAGCGTAACAAAAGGAGGATTACCCAACAATGTCCGATTTAAACCGAGGAATCATGAAGTTCGATGGTGCAGATTCTCCCAAACTAGTGACTATTTCTACCGTACTGGTTTTGGGTTCGATCGCAGTTCTGATTATTTGGGCTGTCCAATCAGCCTATGCAGTCGGATAAAAATTGCTAGCTTACTGGGTGCTAAGTGCTACAGCTGATGGAAATACATGATGTGCAAAGCGATATTTCAATCTCCTGTGGCACAAGTATCCCTGCCATTAACTAGTAAGGAGTCATATCTCCCAGAGCGGAAAGCAACGCTAACCTAATCAAGAAATCATGTTTAATGTGAATCAAGTCTTGAAAACCTTATGCAATGAGAGGGGTTTTTAACTCACTTCAGGCGTAAATATTAAAAAAATATTACGTTAATTTTTCAAAAAAAGACGTTTTTCTCATGTCAAAGTATCTTTAAGAACTAAATCATTGTCTATACTTTCCTTGACAAATCCCCACATATCAGCATCTGAATTATCTACGGTTACTTAAAAATAAAAATAAAAGTATCAAAATGTACCCAAACTATGACTATTTGGGATTTTAGATTCTAGATAGAAAATAAATTTAAAATCCTGAATCCACGATGCTTGAACTCTGGGGTATTTTCGTTATTTTGCTTATTTGCCCGCTTTTGGGTGCGCTGCCATTAATTAGTTGGATTACCCATATTTGGAAAGGGCGGGAATTTGCCCAAGTGGGAGTCAACAATATTAGTGTTTCTGCTGCTTTTTATCATGGTGGGGCAGCAGTGGGAATTCTGGCGATATGTTTAGAATCACTTAAGGGGATTGGTGTAGTTCTCCTGTGTCGTTTGTTCTTCCCTGATGGTTCAGCTTGGGAGTTAATTGCCTTGAGTGCGTTGATTCTGGGGCGGTATAGTGTTGGTCAGGGAGTGGGAATTACCAGTGTTGTTTGGGGATTTACATTTCATGACCCCTTGGCAGCAGGATTTCTGTTTTTAGTGGCAAGTATTTGTTTTACAATTGTGCGCGATCGCCAGTTAGCCAAGTATGGAGTTTTAGCCCTCGTACCCGTAATTATTGGGATTATCCATGCAGAAGATGGCTTGAGAGTTTTTGCCGCAGTTGCATTTGCAGCTTTAATTGGTTGGATATATCAGCAGATACCAGAGACATGGACGTTATCAAGTAACACCACCTCTAGGGAAAATATCCCTGACTTATCACCGCAATTGCGAAGTGAACAAACAATTTTATCTTTAGACGATCATCTCGATGGGGCGATCGTTGGGCAAAAAGCTGCTCGTCTTTCCCAGTTACGCCGTTGGGGTTATCCTGTACCCAAAGGATGGGTATTATCACCCTACGATGACCCAGAAATCTTAATTGAATATCTCCAGCCTTCGGAATTATCTCCCCTAGTGGTGCGTTCTTCTGCCGTGGGTGAAGATTCTGATCAAGCTTCCTCTGCGGGACAATATCAGACATTTTTGAATATTACTACCAAGGAAGGATTACGCCGAGCGATCGCCCTGGTACAGGAATCCTACAATCAACCAGCAGCAATTCAATATCGCCGCGATCGCCAACTTCATGATGCGGCTATGGCAGTATTAATTCAACAGCAAGTTCAAAGTGTCTATGCTGGTGTCGCTTTTAGCCGTGACCCCATTACCCAAGAACAGGATGCTGTCGTTATTGAAGCAGTCGCGGGTCATGGAACACCTGTGGTTGCAGGACGTGTCACCCCCGAAGCGTACCGCGCATTTGTTCTAGATACGGATAATCTATCTCTGATTCAATTGGAAGGGAAAGGTAGAGTCCCCGCCGCTCTTATCCGTCAAGTTGCTTACTTAGTACGTCGTCTAGAAGACAGACACCACGGAATCCCCCAGGACATTGAGTGGAGCTACGACGGGCAAATGCTCTGGGTTTTGCAAACTCGACCGATTAGCACCATGTCCCCTATCTGGACAAGAAAACTAGCTGCTGCCATGGTTCCAGGGTTAATTCATCCCCTGAGTTGGTCAATTCATCAACCGATGATATCTAGTGTCTGGGGAGAACTTTTTGCCCTGTTATTGGGGGAAAGGGTGCGCGGGTTTGATTTTTCCCAAGGAGCAAATTTATACCACTCCCGTGTCTACTGCAATGCTTCTTTGTTAGTCCAAATTT
The Calothrix sp. 336/3 DNA segment above includes these coding regions:
- a CDS encoding glycerol-3-phosphate acyltransferase, whose amino-acid sequence is MLELWGIFVILLICPLLGALPLISWITHIWKGREFAQVGVNNISVSAAFYHGGAAVGILAICLESLKGIGVVLLCRLFFPDGSAWELIALSALILGRYSVGQGVGITSVVWGFTFHDPLAAGFLFLVASICFTIVRDRQLAKYGVLALVPVIIGIIHAEDGLRVFAAVAFAALIGWIYQQIPETWTLSSNTTSRENIPDLSPQLRSEQTILSLDDHLDGAIVGQKAARLSQLRRWGYPVPKGWVLSPYDDPEILIEYLQPSELSPLVVRSSAVGEDSDQASSAGQYQTFLNITTKEGLRRAIALVQESYNQPAAIQYRRDRQLHDAAMAVLIQQQVQSVYAGVAFSRDPITQEQDAVVIEAVAGHGTPVVAGRVTPEAYRAFVLDTDNLSLIQLEGKGRVPAALIRQVAYLVRRLEDRHHGIPQDIEWSYDGQMLWVLQTRPISTMSPIWTRKLAAAMVPGLIHPLSWSIHQPMISSVWGELFALLLGERVRGFDFSQGANLYHSRVYCNASLLVQICRRLNLPANSLEFFTQGKDFPVINWDILIRNFPGIQRLFLREFSLEKDFKRDYHRTFATALSQIQQENLEELEPSALLQRIDFICDCIRKITYYQVSAPLSVALRQHLLRVKDGKIDESQIPEEAALRSLQELAMTARELFPDFDPETLFEDLALSVKGQEIIQEFDRLVEQYGYLNEGGINLASPTWKEDKPEVKLLFVQLMQTITPDRGKKIRKKGAVQRRVNLKAQVREIYARLLAELRWTLISLENIWLQTGLLYDGGDIFFLEIEEIRRLVSNYDEELLTQLTDVIQQRRSQFNHDTYLTSVPLLVYGHKPGYFHLSHSPSTEKTLQGIPVSSGKTTGKVKILQSLQNLPEIDPDTIVVVPYADYGWAAHLIRAKGIIAEVGGKLSHLAILAREYNIPAVMDIHHATHILKDGQVVTIDGFRGVVEILD